A single Eubalaena glacialis isolate mEubGla1 chromosome 18, mEubGla1.1.hap2.+ XY, whole genome shotgun sequence DNA region contains:
- the COQ8B gene encoding atypical kinase COQ8B, mitochondrial isoform X3, with protein MTMWLEVGGLLRGTCGRWGRTTGLPCGALGTGPLCWGPCGGPWTQNLHQDGPGRGLGEEDIRKAREARIRKAPRPQLSDRSRERKVPTSRVSRLANFGGLAVSLGLGALAEVVKKSLPGGRVQSEGGSRPGSSLFLSEANAERIVQTLCTVRGAALKVGQMLSIQDNSFISPQLQHIFERVRQSADFMPRWQMLRVLEEELGREWQAKVASLEEVPFAAASIGQVHQGVLRDGTEVAVKIQYPGVAQSIQSDIQNLLAVLKMSVALPEGLFAEQSLQVLQRELAWECDYRREAACAQNFRQLLADDPFFRVPAVIQELCTTRVLGMELAGGVPLDQCQGLSQDIRNQICFQLLRLCLRELFEFRFMQTDPNWANFLYDASSHQVILLDFGASREFGTEFTDHYIEVVMAAANGDRDRVLQKSRDLKFLTGFETKAFSDAHVEAVMILGEPFATQGLYDFGAGDTARRVQGLIPVLLQHRLRPPPEETYALHRKLAGAFLACARLHAHIACRDLFQDTYHRYWASRQA; from the exons ATG aCAAtgtggctggaggtggggggccTATTACGGGGGACCTGTGGACGGTGGGGCCGGACTACTGGTCTGCCTTGTGGGGCCCTGGGGACTGGGCCCCTCTGCTGG GGGCCATGTGGGGGTCCTTGGACCCAAAACCTTCACCAGGATGGGCCTGGCAGGGGCCTGGGTGAGGAGGACATTCGTAAGGCACGGGAGGCCCGGATCAGGAAGGCACCCCGGCCCCAG CTGAGTGACCGTTCTCGAGAACGCAAGGTGCCCACCTCCCGCGTCAGCCGCTTGGCCAACTTTGGGG GACTGGCTGTGAGCTTGGGGCTGGGAGCACTAGCTGAGGTGGTCAAGAAGTCCCTGCCCGGAGGACGTGTACAATCAG AGGGAGGCTCCCGGCCGGGCTCCAGCCTTTTCCTTTCGGAGGCCAATGCCGAGCGGATTGTGCAGACCTTGTGTACGGTTCGGGGGGCCGCCCTCAAGGTTGGCCAAATGCTAAGCATCCAGG ACAACAGCTTCATCAGCCCCCAGCTGCAGCACATCTTCGAGCGGGTTCGCCAGAGCGCCGACTTCATGCCCCGCTGGCAGATGCTG AGAGTTCTGGAAGAGGAGCTCGGCAGGGAGTGGCAGGCCAAGGTGGCCTCTCTGGAGGAGGTGCCCTTTGCTGCTGCCTCAATCGGGCAGGTGCACCAGGGCGTGCTGAGGGACGGGACGGAGGTGGCCGTGAAGATCCAG taCCCAGGCGTCGCCCAGAGCATCCAGAGCGACATCCAGAACCTGCTGGCGGTGCTCAAGATGAGCGTGGCCCTGCCGGAGG GCCTGTTTGCAGAGCAGAGCCTGCAGGTCTTGCAGCGGGAGCTGGCTTGGGAATGTGACTACCGTCGTGAGGCGGCTTGTGCCCAGAACTTCAG GCAGCTGTTGGCAGACGACCCCTTCTTTCGGGTGCCAGCCGTTATTCAGGAGCTGTGCACGACGCGGGTGCTGGGCATGGAGCTGGCTGGAGGGGTCCCGCTGGACCAGTGCCAGGGCTTGAGCCAGGACATCCGGAACCAG ATCTGCTTCCAGCTCCTGAGGCTTTGTCTCCGGGAGCTGTTTGAGTTCCGATTCATGCAGACGGACCCCAACTGGGCCAACTTCCTGTATGATGCCTCCAGCCACCAG GTGATCTTGCTGGACTTTGGTGCAAGCCGGGAATTTGGGACTGAATTCACAGACCATTATATCGAG gtggtgatggctgcagcCAACGGAGATAGAGACCGGGTCCTGCAGAAATCACGAGACCTCAAATTTCTCACAGGCTTTGAGACCAAG GCATTCTCAGACGCCCACGTGGAGGCCGTGATGATCCTGGGGGAGCCCTTCGCCACCCAGGGCCTCTACGACTTTGGAGCGGGTGATACTGCCCGCCGTGTGCAGGGCCTCATCCCTGTGCTGCTGCAGCACCGGCTTCGCCCACCGCCTGAAGAGACCTATGCCCTGCACAGAAAGCTGGCGGGGGCTTTCCTGGCCTGTGCCCGCCTCCATGCCCACATCGCCTGCCGAGACCTCTTCCAGGACACCTACCACCGCTACTGGGCCAGTCGCCAGGCATAG
- the COQ8B gene encoding atypical kinase COQ8B, mitochondrial isoform X2 encodes MIIIPIAPSRKQRHRKAKRSQHQEGKDFCLYCSLLCPQCLEKHMGPCGGPWTQNLHQDGPGRGLGEEDIRKAREARIRKAPRPQLSDRSRERKVPTSRVSRLANFGGLAVSLGLGALAEVVKKSLPGGRVQSEGGSRPGSSLFLSEANAERIVQTLCTVRGAALKVGQMLSIQDNSFISPQLQHIFERVRQSADFMPRWQMLRVLEEELGREWQAKVASLEEVPFAAASIGQVHQGVLRDGTEVAVKIQYPGVAQSIQSDIQNLLAVLKMSVALPEGLFAEQSLQVLQRELAWECDYRREAACAQNFRQLLADDPFFRVPAVIQELCTTRVLGMELAGGVPLDQCQGLSQDIRNQICFQLLRLCLRELFEFRFMQTDPNWANFLYDASSHQVILLDFGASREFGTEFTDHYIEVVMAAANGDRDRVLQKSRDLKFLTGFETKAFSDAHVEAVMILGEPFATQGLYDFGAGDTARRVQGLIPVLLQHRLRPPPEETYALHRKLAGAFLACARLHAHIACRDLFQDTYHRYWASRQA; translated from the exons ATGATCATCATCCCCATTGCACCGtcaaggaaacagaggcacagaaaggCAAAGCG AAGCCAGCACCAAGAGGGCAAAGATTTTTGCCTGTATTGTTCcttgctgtgtccccagtgcctagaaaagCATATG GGGCCATGTGGGGGTCCTTGGACCCAAAACCTTCACCAGGATGGGCCTGGCAGGGGCCTGGGTGAGGAGGACATTCGTAAGGCACGGGAGGCCCGGATCAGGAAGGCACCCCGGCCCCAG CTGAGTGACCGTTCTCGAGAACGCAAGGTGCCCACCTCCCGCGTCAGCCGCTTGGCCAACTTTGGGG GACTGGCTGTGAGCTTGGGGCTGGGAGCACTAGCTGAGGTGGTCAAGAAGTCCCTGCCCGGAGGACGTGTACAATCAG AGGGAGGCTCCCGGCCGGGCTCCAGCCTTTTCCTTTCGGAGGCCAATGCCGAGCGGATTGTGCAGACCTTGTGTACGGTTCGGGGGGCCGCCCTCAAGGTTGGCCAAATGCTAAGCATCCAGG ACAACAGCTTCATCAGCCCCCAGCTGCAGCACATCTTCGAGCGGGTTCGCCAGAGCGCCGACTTCATGCCCCGCTGGCAGATGCTG AGAGTTCTGGAAGAGGAGCTCGGCAGGGAGTGGCAGGCCAAGGTGGCCTCTCTGGAGGAGGTGCCCTTTGCTGCTGCCTCAATCGGGCAGGTGCACCAGGGCGTGCTGAGGGACGGGACGGAGGTGGCCGTGAAGATCCAG taCCCAGGCGTCGCCCAGAGCATCCAGAGCGACATCCAGAACCTGCTGGCGGTGCTCAAGATGAGCGTGGCCCTGCCGGAGG GCCTGTTTGCAGAGCAGAGCCTGCAGGTCTTGCAGCGGGAGCTGGCTTGGGAATGTGACTACCGTCGTGAGGCGGCTTGTGCCCAGAACTTCAG GCAGCTGTTGGCAGACGACCCCTTCTTTCGGGTGCCAGCCGTTATTCAGGAGCTGTGCACGACGCGGGTGCTGGGCATGGAGCTGGCTGGAGGGGTCCCGCTGGACCAGTGCCAGGGCTTGAGCCAGGACATCCGGAACCAG ATCTGCTTCCAGCTCCTGAGGCTTTGTCTCCGGGAGCTGTTTGAGTTCCGATTCATGCAGACGGACCCCAACTGGGCCAACTTCCTGTATGATGCCTCCAGCCACCAG GTGATCTTGCTGGACTTTGGTGCAAGCCGGGAATTTGGGACTGAATTCACAGACCATTATATCGAG gtggtgatggctgcagcCAACGGAGATAGAGACCGGGTCCTGCAGAAATCACGAGACCTCAAATTTCTCACAGGCTTTGAGACCAAG GCATTCTCAGACGCCCACGTGGAGGCCGTGATGATCCTGGGGGAGCCCTTCGCCACCCAGGGCCTCTACGACTTTGGAGCGGGTGATACTGCCCGCCGTGTGCAGGGCCTCATCCCTGTGCTGCTGCAGCACCGGCTTCGCCCACCGCCTGAAGAGACCTATGCCCTGCACAGAAAGCTGGCGGGGGCTTTCCTGGCCTGTGCCCGCCTCCATGCCCACATCGCCTGCCGAGACCTCTTCCAGGACACCTACCACCGCTACTGGGCCAGTCGCCAGGCATAG
- the COQ8B gene encoding atypical kinase COQ8B, mitochondrial isoform X1, whose amino-acid sequence MIIIPIAPSRKQRHRKAKRSQHQEGKDFCLYCSLLCPQCLEKHMTMWLEVGGLLRGTCGRWGRTTGLPCGALGTGPLCWGPCGGPWTQNLHQDGPGRGLGEEDIRKAREARIRKAPRPQLSDRSRERKVPTSRVSRLANFGGLAVSLGLGALAEVVKKSLPGGRVQSEGGSRPGSSLFLSEANAERIVQTLCTVRGAALKVGQMLSIQDNSFISPQLQHIFERVRQSADFMPRWQMLRVLEEELGREWQAKVASLEEVPFAAASIGQVHQGVLRDGTEVAVKIQYPGVAQSIQSDIQNLLAVLKMSVALPEGLFAEQSLQVLQRELAWECDYRREAACAQNFRQLLADDPFFRVPAVIQELCTTRVLGMELAGGVPLDQCQGLSQDIRNQICFQLLRLCLRELFEFRFMQTDPNWANFLYDASSHQVILLDFGASREFGTEFTDHYIEVVMAAANGDRDRVLQKSRDLKFLTGFETKAFSDAHVEAVMILGEPFATQGLYDFGAGDTARRVQGLIPVLLQHRLRPPPEETYALHRKLAGAFLACARLHAHIACRDLFQDTYHRYWASRQA is encoded by the exons ATGATCATCATCCCCATTGCACCGtcaaggaaacagaggcacagaaaggCAAAGCG AAGCCAGCACCAAGAGGGCAAAGATTTTTGCCTGTATTGTTCcttgctgtgtccccagtgcctagaaaagCATATG aCAAtgtggctggaggtggggggccTATTACGGGGGACCTGTGGACGGTGGGGCCGGACTACTGGTCTGCCTTGTGGGGCCCTGGGGACTGGGCCCCTCTGCTGG GGGCCATGTGGGGGTCCTTGGACCCAAAACCTTCACCAGGATGGGCCTGGCAGGGGCCTGGGTGAGGAGGACATTCGTAAGGCACGGGAGGCCCGGATCAGGAAGGCACCCCGGCCCCAG CTGAGTGACCGTTCTCGAGAACGCAAGGTGCCCACCTCCCGCGTCAGCCGCTTGGCCAACTTTGGGG GACTGGCTGTGAGCTTGGGGCTGGGAGCACTAGCTGAGGTGGTCAAGAAGTCCCTGCCCGGAGGACGTGTACAATCAG AGGGAGGCTCCCGGCCGGGCTCCAGCCTTTTCCTTTCGGAGGCCAATGCCGAGCGGATTGTGCAGACCTTGTGTACGGTTCGGGGGGCCGCCCTCAAGGTTGGCCAAATGCTAAGCATCCAGG ACAACAGCTTCATCAGCCCCCAGCTGCAGCACATCTTCGAGCGGGTTCGCCAGAGCGCCGACTTCATGCCCCGCTGGCAGATGCTG AGAGTTCTGGAAGAGGAGCTCGGCAGGGAGTGGCAGGCCAAGGTGGCCTCTCTGGAGGAGGTGCCCTTTGCTGCTGCCTCAATCGGGCAGGTGCACCAGGGCGTGCTGAGGGACGGGACGGAGGTGGCCGTGAAGATCCAG taCCCAGGCGTCGCCCAGAGCATCCAGAGCGACATCCAGAACCTGCTGGCGGTGCTCAAGATGAGCGTGGCCCTGCCGGAGG GCCTGTTTGCAGAGCAGAGCCTGCAGGTCTTGCAGCGGGAGCTGGCTTGGGAATGTGACTACCGTCGTGAGGCGGCTTGTGCCCAGAACTTCAG GCAGCTGTTGGCAGACGACCCCTTCTTTCGGGTGCCAGCCGTTATTCAGGAGCTGTGCACGACGCGGGTGCTGGGCATGGAGCTGGCTGGAGGGGTCCCGCTGGACCAGTGCCAGGGCTTGAGCCAGGACATCCGGAACCAG ATCTGCTTCCAGCTCCTGAGGCTTTGTCTCCGGGAGCTGTTTGAGTTCCGATTCATGCAGACGGACCCCAACTGGGCCAACTTCCTGTATGATGCCTCCAGCCACCAG GTGATCTTGCTGGACTTTGGTGCAAGCCGGGAATTTGGGACTGAATTCACAGACCATTATATCGAG gtggtgatggctgcagcCAACGGAGATAGAGACCGGGTCCTGCAGAAATCACGAGACCTCAAATTTCTCACAGGCTTTGAGACCAAG GCATTCTCAGACGCCCACGTGGAGGCCGTGATGATCCTGGGGGAGCCCTTCGCCACCCAGGGCCTCTACGACTTTGGAGCGGGTGATACTGCCCGCCGTGTGCAGGGCCTCATCCCTGTGCTGCTGCAGCACCGGCTTCGCCCACCGCCTGAAGAGACCTATGCCCTGCACAGAAAGCTGGCGGGGGCTTTCCTGGCCTGTGCCCGCCTCCATGCCCACATCGCCTGCCGAGACCTCTTCCAGGACACCTACCACCGCTACTGGGCCAGTCGCCAGGCATAG
- the COQ8B gene encoding atypical kinase COQ8B, mitochondrial isoform X4, with amino-acid sequence MLSIQDNSFISPQLQHIFERVRQSADFMPRWQMLRVLEEELGREWQAKVASLEEVPFAAASIGQVHQGVLRDGTEVAVKIQYPGVAQSIQSDIQNLLAVLKMSVALPEGLFAEQSLQVLQRELAWECDYRREAACAQNFRQLLADDPFFRVPAVIQELCTTRVLGMELAGGVPLDQCQGLSQDIRNQICFQLLRLCLRELFEFRFMQTDPNWANFLYDASSHQVILLDFGASREFGTEFTDHYIEVVMAAANGDRDRVLQKSRDLKFLTGFETKAFSDAHVEAVMILGEPFATQGLYDFGAGDTARRVQGLIPVLLQHRLRPPPEETYALHRKLAGAFLACARLHAHIACRDLFQDTYHRYWASRQA; translated from the exons ATGCTAAGCATCCAGG ACAACAGCTTCATCAGCCCCCAGCTGCAGCACATCTTCGAGCGGGTTCGCCAGAGCGCCGACTTCATGCCCCGCTGGCAGATGCTG AGAGTTCTGGAAGAGGAGCTCGGCAGGGAGTGGCAGGCCAAGGTGGCCTCTCTGGAGGAGGTGCCCTTTGCTGCTGCCTCAATCGGGCAGGTGCACCAGGGCGTGCTGAGGGACGGGACGGAGGTGGCCGTGAAGATCCAG taCCCAGGCGTCGCCCAGAGCATCCAGAGCGACATCCAGAACCTGCTGGCGGTGCTCAAGATGAGCGTGGCCCTGCCGGAGG GCCTGTTTGCAGAGCAGAGCCTGCAGGTCTTGCAGCGGGAGCTGGCTTGGGAATGTGACTACCGTCGTGAGGCGGCTTGTGCCCAGAACTTCAG GCAGCTGTTGGCAGACGACCCCTTCTTTCGGGTGCCAGCCGTTATTCAGGAGCTGTGCACGACGCGGGTGCTGGGCATGGAGCTGGCTGGAGGGGTCCCGCTGGACCAGTGCCAGGGCTTGAGCCAGGACATCCGGAACCAG ATCTGCTTCCAGCTCCTGAGGCTTTGTCTCCGGGAGCTGTTTGAGTTCCGATTCATGCAGACGGACCCCAACTGGGCCAACTTCCTGTATGATGCCTCCAGCCACCAG GTGATCTTGCTGGACTTTGGTGCAAGCCGGGAATTTGGGACTGAATTCACAGACCATTATATCGAG gtggtgatggctgcagcCAACGGAGATAGAGACCGGGTCCTGCAGAAATCACGAGACCTCAAATTTCTCACAGGCTTTGAGACCAAG GCATTCTCAGACGCCCACGTGGAGGCCGTGATGATCCTGGGGGAGCCCTTCGCCACCCAGGGCCTCTACGACTTTGGAGCGGGTGATACTGCCCGCCGTGTGCAGGGCCTCATCCCTGTGCTGCTGCAGCACCGGCTTCGCCCACCGCCTGAAGAGACCTATGCCCTGCACAGAAAGCTGGCGGGGGCTTTCCTGGCCTGTGCCCGCCTCCATGCCCACATCGCCTGCCGAGACCTCTTCCAGGACACCTACCACCGCTACTGGGCCAGTCGCCAGGCATAG